DNA from Brevibacterium sp. 'Marine':
CATAGGCGAAGTGCAGCTTCTTGTCTCCGGCACTGACGAGATGCGGAACGACGGTGAGTCGATCGCCGAGCGCCGCCTCGTCGAGATAGCGGATATGGGATTCGACCGTGTACAGGGATGCCTTCTGCGATTCCCGGTAGCCGGCGTCGAGTCCGAGCTGATCCATCACCTGATCGGTGGCGAAGCCGAAGACGAGGACGTAGTACGCCTCGGACATGTGCCCGTTGTAGTCGATCCACTCGGGTGCGGCCTCGGTGCTGTAGGTGTTCAGCTGCGATTCCGAGACGGTCGTCGGCGTCGATGCGGACTGCGGGCGAGCAGGCACTGCGGTGGCGGCCAACTGCGTGGTCAGTCGGCGCAGCGCGATGATCCCGGCGTCCCGATGGGCCACGAGGTCGGCGATCGAACGCTCACCGGCTTCGATATCGCAGCCGGCCACAACATCGTCGCGCAGCTGCTGGCTGAGCTCGGGTGCGCTCAGCCGGGTCCACGGAGACTTCAGCGAGGGTCCGAAGTGGTCGAGCATATGAGCCATTCCGCCCTCGCCGCCGGCGAGGTGGAACGTGAGCATCGGTCCCTGGAACGGCCACCGCAGTCCGGGGCCGTCGGTGATCGAGCGGTCGATCTGTTCGACCGTGGCCTCACCCTGGGCGACCATGTGCAGGGCCTCCCGCCACTGCGCCTCCTGCAGACGGTTGGCGATGAAGCCGGGGACTTCTCGGTCCATGCGGATGACGGACTTGCCGATGTGGGTGAAGAAGTCAGCGGCCCAGTCGACGGCCGCCGCGGAGGTGGACTGGCCACCGACGACCTCGACCAAGGGGATGAGGTAGGGCGGGTTGAACGGGTGGCCGACGACGAGTCGCTCGGGGTGGGCCGCCTCGGTGGCCATTTCGGTCATGGAATAGCCCGAGGTCGAGGAGCTGATGACGATATTCGGCGGGCAGAGTCCATCGATCTGGGCCAGCAGCCCGCGCTTGAGCGCGAGATCTTCGGGAGCAGACTCCTGGACGAAACCGGTGCCGGTGATCGCCTCGGCGAGATCGGTGTGGATCGACCACGCGGTCCGGTCGGCTCCCTCGACCATGTCGAGCTCGGCCATGGCCGGCCATGCCGCGTCGAGGAGCCGTGTGAACTTGTCGCCGGCGTCCGGGGCCGGGTCCCAGATCTTCACCCGGAAGCCCTGAGCGAGGAAGTACGCGGCCCAACCGCCTCCGATGGTTCCCGCGCCGACGCAGGTGACGGTGTCGATCGCGGCGACATCGGGGAATGCAGGCGAGTCGGGAATGGGGTCTGCGGGGGTGGAATCGGTCACAGGTCACCTCCGGTGACGGTCGGGGTCTGCACGCGCAGGTCGAGGATCTCGCGGGCCTCGTCCGGGGTGGC
Protein-coding regions in this window:
- a CDS encoding 3-hydroxyacyl-CoA dehydrogenase NAD-binding domain-containing protein, yielding MTDSTPADPIPDSPAFPDVAAIDTVTCVGAGTIGGGWAAYFLAQGFRVKIWDPAPDAGDKFTRLLDAAWPAMAELDMVEGADRTAWSIHTDLAEAITGTGFVQESAPEDLALKRGLLAQIDGLCPPNIVISSSTSGYSMTEMATEAAHPERLVVGHPFNPPYLIPLVEVVGGQSTSAAAVDWAADFFTHIGKSVIRMDREVPGFIANRLQEAQWREALHMVAQGEATVEQIDRSITDGPGLRWPFQGPMLTFHLAGGEGGMAHMLDHFGPSLKSPWTRLSAPELSQQLRDDVVAGCDIEAGERSIADLVAHRDAGIIALRRLTTQLAATAVPARPQSASTPTTVSESQLNTYSTEAAPEWIDYNGHMSEAYYVLVFGFATDQVMDQLGLDAGYRESQKASLYTVESHIRYLDEAALGDRLTVVPHLVSAGDKKLHFAYEMFVGDRLVSTEEIMALHVDQTTDRVVPFPDTVADRISQITTERPDWVGRSIG